The Pseudochaenichthys georgianus chromosome 8, fPseGeo1.2, whole genome shotgun sequence genome has a segment encoding these proteins:
- the tbl3 gene encoding transducin beta-like protein 3, which yields MANTNLQFKTNYVVDSKIEPFYKGGKVQISKDENYIFCTCGTRVNVLEISTGKIVHSVEHEDQEDITSFALSCDDEMLVTASRALLLKQWDWRQAQCTRSWRAIHTVPVASMTFDSTSTLLATGGCDGTIKLWDVVKQYCTHNLKGSPGVVHLVQFHPDISRLQLFSSSQDCGIRLWDLSSSKCVCVLQSHYSAVTSLSFSPDGDTMVSSGRDKICTVWDLKTKKAKRAVPVYEAVEGVVMLPVDEDLSQIGVKSKDMHFITAGSKGELRVWEASTARCVYTQTLGSSLSTSSEEEEDDPRGLTHLLHLPASSRLATVTAEHNIVLYQLPALSTQQQFVGYNDEVLDVKFLGKGDSHIVVATNSSQLKVFELLTNSCQILYGHTDTVLSLDVFKKGCLFASCAKDRSVRVWKMDSDSGQVHCVAQGSNHANAVGSITCSRMKASFVVSGSQDCTVKVWDLPADLSTAGAEIQQLTPRATEKAHDKDVNSVAVSPNDKLLASGSQDRTAKLWSLASEGSVSLLGVFKGHRRGVWAVCFSPVDQVLASSSADGTTKLWSLQDFSCLKTFEGHDASVLKIIFVSRGTQLLTSGSDGLVKLWTIKTNECVKTLDAHQDKVWGLHGSQKDNKIVTGSADSNITVWVDVTEVELAEEQAKQEDQILKQQELSNLLHEKKYLKALGLAISLDQPHTVLNVIKAIRQSENGHELLEKTLLKLRVDQKESLLRYCVVWNTNARNCQNAQAILQVLLTHLQPEELLQYQGARAHLEGLIPYTERHMLRIGNLLQASMFLNYMWQKMRVAGAPASMGQDEDMDTTPLAQPFFMIDKEKGMGSDGEEKQDGDDSDGGQDEDLVKKEEDEEDNEVSATNKSTNNNNGGIANGKGAKTNGNNHSESEESSGEEDPEEEDQTTVKVVKCLPVSSAPECQTSAS from the exons ATAAGCAAAGATGAAAATTACATCTTCTGCACTTGTGGAACTCGTGTCAATGTTTTGGAGATCAGTACGGGGAAGATCGTCCACAGTGTTGAGCAT GAGGATCAGGAGGACATCACATCTTTTGCACTCAGTTGTGATGATGAG ATGCTGGTGACAGCTAGTAGAGCTCTGCTGCTGAAGCAATGGGACTGGAGGCAAGCTCAGTGTACTCGCTCCTGGAGGGCCATTCACACTGTTCCTGTAGCCAGTATGACCTTTGACTCCACCTCAACCCTCCTGGCAACAG GTGGCTGTGATGGCACTATAAAGCTTTGGGATGTGGTGAAGCAGTACTGCACCCACAACCTTAAAGGGTCACCTGGAGTTGTACA CCTGGTCCAGTTCCACCCAGACATCAGCCGACTGCagctcttctcctcctctcagGACTGTGGCATCCGGCTGTGGGACCTGAGCTccagtaagtgtgtgtgtgtgctgcagagccactacaGCGCTGTCACCTCGCTCAGCTTCAGCCCCGATGGGGACACCATGGTCAG TTCTGGCAGAGACAAGATCTGTACAGTGTGGGACCTGAAGACGAAGAAAGCCAAGAGAGCGGTGCCTGTCTATGAG GCTGTGGAGGGTGTTGTGATGCTGCCTGTGGATGAGGACTTGTCTCAGATTGGAGTGAAGAGCAAAGACATGCATTTCATTACAGCTGGCAGCAAAG GTGAATTGCGAGTGTGGGAGGCCAGCACGGCGCGTTGTGTTTACACTCAGACACTTGGATCCAGCCTTTCCACCTCCTCTGAAGAGGAAGAGGACGACCCCCGCGGTCTTACACATCTCCTCCACCTGCCCGCCTCCTCTCGACTGGCCACCGTCACAGCAGAGCACAACATCGTCCTCTACCAGCTGCCTGCTCTCtccacacagcagcag TTTGTGGGATACAATGACGAAGTGCTGGATGTGAAGTTTCTGGGGAAAGGAGACAGCCACATAGTGGTGGCCACCAACAGCAGCCAGCTGAAGGTGTTTGAGCTGCTCACCAACAGCTGCCAGATCCTCTACGGACACACAG ATACTGTCCTCTCATTGGACGTGTTCAAAAAGGGTTGTCTCTTTGCGAGCTGTGCAAAG gaCAGGTCAGTGCGTGTGTGGAAGATGGACAGCGACAGTGGTCAGGTGCACTGTGTGGCTCAGGGCTCCAACCACGCTAACGCTGTGGGCTCCATCACCTGCTCCAG GATGAAAGCATCTTTCGTAGTGTCCGGCAGTCAGGACTGTACGGTGAAGGTGTGGGATCTCCCAGCAGACCTGTCCACAGCAGGGGCGGAGATACAACAGCTGACCCCTCGTGCCACAGAGAAGGCCCATGACAAG GATGTAAACAGCGTGGCAGTGTCACCAAATGACAAGCTGCTGGCTTCGGGCTCCCAGGACCGCACCGCCAAGCTGTGGTCGCTGGCGTCCGAGGGGAGCGTGAGTCTGCTGGGGGTCTTTAAGGGCCACCGCCGAGGCGTCTGGGCCGTCTGCTTCTCTCCTGTCGACCAGGTGCTCGCCTCGTCCTCCGCAGACGGCACCACCAAACTGTGGAGCCTGCAGGACTTCAGCTGCCTCAAG ACATTCGAGGGTCACGATGCATCAGTTCTGAAGATCATCTTTGTGAGCCGAGGCACCCAGCTGCTCACCAG TGGCTCGGACGGTTTAGTGAAGCTGTGGACAATAAAGACCAACGAGTGTGTGAAGACGCTGGACGCCCACCAGGACAAAGTGTGGGGTCTCCACGGCAGTCAGAAAGACAACAAGATTGTGACTGGCTCAGCAGACTCTAACATCACTGTGTGGGTG GATGTGACTGAAGTGGAGCTGGCCGAGGAGCAGGCCAAGCAAGAGGATCAGATACTTAA GCAGCAGGAGTTGTCCAACCTGCTCCATGAGAAGAAGTACctgaaggctctgggtctgGCCATCTCTCTGGACCAGCCTCACACTGTGCTCAACGTCATCAAAG CGATCCGCCAGTCGGAGAATGGCCATGAGCTGTTGGAGAAGACGCTCCTGAAACTCAGGGTGGatcaaaaag AGTCGCTCCTGCGCTACTGTGTGGTTTGGAACACCAACGCCAGAAACTGCCAGAACGCCCAGGCCATCCTCCAGGTGCTCCTCACACACCTGCAGCCCGAGGAGCTGCTGCAGTACCAGGGCGCCCGAGCCCACCTCGAGGGACTCATCCCatatacag AGAGACACATGCTGAGGATCGGCAACCTGCTGCAGGCGTCCATGTTCCTGAACTACATGTGGCAGAAGATGAGAGTGGCCGGAGCACCAGCCAG CATGGGCCAAGATGAAGACATGGATACCACTCCTCTTGCACAGCCTTTCTTTATGATTGACAAGGAGAAAGGAATGGGCAGCGACGGTGAGGAGAAGCAAGATGGGGATGACAGTGATGGTGGACAAGATGAAGATCTGgttaaaaaagaagaagatgaagaggaCAATGAGGTCAGTGCCACCAATAAAtcaaccaacaacaacaacggtgGAATAGCAAACGGAAAAGGCGCCAAAACAAACGGCAACAACCACTCTGAAAGTGAGGAGAGCTCAGGAGAGGAAGACCCCGAAGAAGAGGATCAGACAACGGTAAAGGTGGTGAAATGTCTCCCGGTTTCTTCCGCTCCAGAATGCCAGACTTCAGCCAGCTGA